The DNA segment CGCTTTTGCCCCTCAAGGTCCTCAACCGTATCGTTGAGAGCCACAAAGCTCGAAAGGGAAGTCTCTTCAGGAAGGGAGAGGGAGAACTCAGGAAGAGGGGCAAAAGTCACGTCCTCCTCCATTTCCTCTCCAAGGAGGGCGAAGAATTCCTGTTTGCGGAGACGAAGCTGCGCTTCAAGGGCTTTGAGGTTTGCCTCTGCCTCCTTGTACCTCCCCTGGGCTTCCTTGAGGGCAGAAGAGCCCACCTCCCCCTTTTCATATCCCTCTAAAAGGCTTTGTACCTTCTCCCGGTAGAGTTCTGCGGTTTTCTCAGCAAGGGCAAGCTCTCCTTCCGCTCGGAGGACATCAAGGTATGCGGCGATGACTTTCTTTTTCACCTCTTCCCGAGTTGCCTCAAGAGACCGCTTACTTTTCTCAAGGTTCACCTGAGCTTCTTCCCAGAGCGAGGCATCAAAGGAAATGGTATCTTTGAGCTCCAGGGAAAAGCCGCCCGGCACTCCGAAAAGCCCTGCAGTTTCCCTCAGGGAGATGGTGGGAGAAAAGGTATCCTCCCGAGCCTCCGAAAGCGCCGACTTGGCAACGGCAAGAGAGAGCTCGGCTTTCTTGATGTCCGGGTTTTTCACGAGCGCCACTTCTAAGGCTTCCTTCAGGGTTACCTCTTTTCCTGAGGCCGCAAATCCCAAAAGGAGCACAATCCCAAGGTAAACGAAAAGAGCGCACACCCTCCGCATTGGAAAGAGCTCCTTTCTCTTTTCTCCATTGTACCAGAGGGTAGGTGAGCTTTTTTAAGGATGTCTTAAGGATTTGTAACAAATCTGTGAATTCCTCGGATATAATGGTAGCAAAGAGGAGAAAAGAAGGGAGATCATGAACCTCGTCACGAAAGCTCTCTTTTTCTTTGGTATCTACGTTTTCCTCCACTTTGGGTACGAAGCAACGGGTTTTGAGGTGCTCCGCCCTGTCTTTGGAACGAGTGAGTCAGTTTTTGAACACCTCAAAATCGGCTTCTTTGCCTACTTCTTTGCCTCTCTTCTTGAGTTCGCCCTTCTTCGGAAGCACCCTCTCCGTCCCCGGGGATTCTGGCCCTCAAGGCTTCTTGCCACCTGGTCCATTCCCTGGGCCATGGCCTCCGTCTGGTACCTGGCTCAGGCTGTTACGGAAAGCCCTCTTCCCCTGCCCCTTGAACTCACCTGGGCTTTCGCGGTGACTTTCCTTTCGGGAATCCTTGGGGGAACCATCGAGCGGGGGATTGAGGACATCTGGTTCCTGCCAGGGACCAGGGGAGTACTCCTTCTCCTTTTTCTTGTGTCCCTCGTCTTCTTCGTCTCCTTTACCTACCGGGCTCCCCAGATTGACCTCTTTGCGATTCCTGAGCCCTTGCACAGCGGGGGCGGGCGATGACGATATCGGCGGCCTGGAGCAGTGCCTCGAGCATGTCAATTTGAGTCTGGGGATTCTCAAGCTCCAGGCGGGCGAAAACCTCTCCCTGTTCCCGAGAAACGTACTTTGGGGGGAGCGAACGAAGCGCCAGGGCAAGAACATCCTCCTGGCACTGGGGACAAGGGCAGAGGTCCTTCTTCACCGCGTACACTTCCGGTAAGAGCCTTCGAAGGGCATCTTCAAGGATGTTCTTGAGCATTCCCCCTCACCTCAGGCCGTTGTGTCGATGAAGTGGCCAAGGTCCTTTTCCACTTCCTGTTTTTCTCGCGTTTTTCGAGCATCTCCAGAGGTGCCTCGTCTCTCTTCCTCTCTCTTTCTTCTCTCCTTCTTCCACTCGGCTCGAGCAGACTGTGGTGGAGAGGGTACCGTTTCTTCCGCTCTCTGGGTTTCCCTGGCAAGTTCCTGAGCAAAAACCTGGCTCTGGGCTTCTGGTGCCCCTTCCTGAACCCGTTGCACCCGGGCAACCTCTGGCGCCCGAGTCACGATGTTCTGCATGTGCACCGGGTCAACCATGGTTACCTCTCCTTTACTCGAGGACGCTCGAAAGACCCAATGACTACATCCTTATCCTTCTCATAGAAAGAGGCGTACAC comes from the Candidatus Caldatribacterium sp. genome and includes:
- a CDS encoding TolC family protein, translated to MRRVCALFVYLGIVLLLGFAASGKEVTLKEALEVALVKNPDIKKAELSLAVAKSALSEAREDTFSPTISLRETAGLFGVPGGFSLELKDTISFDASLWEEAQVNLEKSKRSLEATREEVKKKVIAAYLDVLRAEGELALAEKTAELYREKVQSLLEGYEKGEVGSSALKEAQGRYKEAEANLKALEAQLRLRKQEFFALLGEEMEEDVTFAPLPEFSLSLPEETSLSSFVALNDTVEDLEGQKRVLEASLSRLRREGRPQILLEGMYTRDGWSLSLGYNFSQESLDVALEKPLALSGSSSGDFSAGLAISWTFSPSLSEKKKQAELERESLLLDLEVAKRNTLFDLQEKYLAVLRAKEILESKKMLLEAQREIFEARKKQFDLGVLDGTTLLESELGFLSAQNDYDSARYELLESFLEFLRGIEEPILWETLFPSQGGENG
- a CDS encoding late competence development ComFB family protein, with protein sequence MLKNILEDALRRLLPEVYAVKKDLCPCPQCQEDVLALALRSLPPKYVSREQGEVFARLELENPQTQIDMLEALLQAADIVIARPRCARAQESQRGQSGEPGR
- a CDS encoding TetR family transcriptional regulator, which translates into the protein MVDPVHMQNIVTRAPEVARVQRVQEGAPEAQSQVFAQELARETQRAEETVPSPPQSARAEWKKERRKREEERRGTSGDARKTREKQEVEKDLGHFIDTTA